One stretch of Nitrospirota bacterium DNA includes these proteins:
- a CDS encoding YkgJ family cysteine cluster protein, translating into MPLPSMKDVEPTQLSLTSKFKFRCHKDIKCFTKCCSNINILLTPYDILRLKKRLGMSSEEFLEKHTYMEIEEKSTHPLVRLKMLDGPEKRCPFVTAEGCTIYSDRPANCRYYPIGQGTVRKGTNENPEKEEFYFFIREPHCLGYEEDTEWTIQSWKDDQEVSLYDEMNREWKEIQLRRNPMGKNLDSNKQAQIYTASYDLDRFRRFVFESRFLEVFDIDKDETEKIRTDEVALMQLGFRYIKYLLMLEETLKVRKEYIKTKKDGQE; encoded by the coding sequence ATGCCGTTACCAAGTATGAAAGACGTAGAGCCGACACAACTTAGCCTGACATCAAAGTTTAAGTTCAGGTGCCATAAGGATATCAAATGCTTTACCAAATGCTGCAGCAATATCAATATCCTTCTCACCCCATATGATATCCTGAGACTCAAGAAACGACTCGGGATGTCTTCCGAGGAATTCCTTGAGAAGCATACCTATATGGAAATTGAGGAGAAGTCTACACATCCGCTTGTGAGACTGAAGATGCTGGACGGTCCGGAGAAGAGATGTCCGTTCGTTACTGCCGAAGGCTGCACGATTTATTCGGACAGGCCTGCAAACTGCCGCTATTATCCCATAGGTCAGGGTACCGTACGAAAAGGGACAAACGAAAATCCCGAGAAGGAAGAGTTCTATTTCTTCATCAGAGAACCTCATTGTCTGGGCTATGAGGAGGACACGGAGTGGACGATACAGTCCTGGAAGGATGATCAGGAAGTCAGCCTCTATGATGAGATGAACAGGGAGTGGAAAGAAATACAGCTCAGGAGAAATCCGATGGGCAAGAACCTGGATTCCAATAAACAGGCCCAGATTTATACCGCCAGTTATGATCTCGACAGGTTCAGGAGGTTTGTGTTCGAGAGCAGATTCCTTGAGGTGTTTGATATCGATAAGGATGAGACAGAGAAAATCAGGACAGATGAAGTAGCGCTCATGCAACTGGGATTCAGGTACATCAAATATCTCTTGATGCTCGAGGAAACCCTTAAGGTGAGAAAAGAATACATAAAGACAAAGAAAGACGGGCAGGAATAG